One part of the Parachlamydiales bacterium genome encodes these proteins:
- a CDS encoding CDP-glycerol glycerophosphotransferase family protein codes for MTTSAIKGVAFVGDQQIHNADHLAPIAFIMDIPLLFLSDSDTELCTPLYPNVNIQTQPYGSFGPEEMIQLYDVLFISDIWPQAKFENTFRELEIEYNKRMRRVFCPHGYSDKSYYFKNAIYEDIKLVYGRNLLDTFKDFHVDHLLKDYVITGNYRYTYYKQNKAFYDQIAQDKFTSQFARKQLTAIYAPTWMDIQDASTFFDVCETMLDNLPAEMNILVKLHPRLELHSDPDNNMAPLYHHLIGKYSNKPNIVFIENFPVVFPLLNAADIYIGDNSSVGYDFLAFNKPMFFLNKFRLDPHTDRNATLFKTGTNILPENYPQLYSIIEKNLSTDQVTYEPARIALWDYTFGTERAFAQIRNEISALIKTQLI; via the coding sequence ATGACTACCTCAGCAATCAAAGGAGTTGCATTTGTAGGCGATCAGCAAATCCACAATGCAGACCACTTAGCTCCCATCGCCTTCATCATGGATATCCCGCTATTATTCTTAAGCGACAGCGATACTGAGCTCTGCACACCCTTATATCCTAACGTAAATATCCAAACGCAACCCTACGGATCTTTCGGCCCCGAAGAAATGATCCAGCTATATGACGTCCTGTTCATTTCAGATATCTGGCCACAAGCAAAATTTGAAAATACCTTCCGCGAATTGGAAATAGAATATAACAAACGCATGCGGCGTGTGTTCTGCCCCCATGGCTACTCTGATAAAAGCTACTACTTCAAAAATGCTATTTATGAAGATATTAAGCTGGTTTATGGAAGGAACCTACTGGACACCTTTAAGGATTTCCATGTGGATCACCTCCTAAAAGATTACGTTATCACAGGCAACTACCGCTATACCTATTACAAACAGAATAAGGCATTCTACGATCAAATCGCACAGGATAAGTTTACTTCTCAATTTGCCCGCAAACAGCTTACTGCCATTTACGCCCCCACCTGGATGGATATCCAAGATGCAAGCACATTTTTCGATGTATGCGAAACTATGCTCGACAATCTTCCAGCCGAGATGAATATTCTCGTTAAATTACATCCGCGGTTAGAACTACACTCAGATCCCGATAACAATATGGCTCCCCTCTATCATCATTTAATTGGGAAATATTCCAATAAGCCGAATATTGTTTTTATCGAAAATTTTCCGGTTGTATTTCCCCTTTTAAATGCCGCAGATATTTACATCGGAGATAATTCTTCCGTTGGATACGACTTCCTCGCTTTCAACAAACCGATGTTCTTCCTAAATAAATTCCGGCTAGACCCCCATACAGACCGCAATGCCACTCTATTTAAAACGGGAACAAATATTCTCCCTGAAAACTATCCCCAGCTTTATTCCATCATAGAAAAAAACCTTTCGACAGATCAGGTCACTTACGAACCTGCCAGAATAGCTCTGTGGGATTACACTTTTGGAACGGAACGCGCATTTGCACAAATACGTAACGAAATCAGCGCTTTAATTAAAACCCAACTTATTTAA
- a CDS encoding protein arginine kinase — protein sequence MSNNELAPSVAKLVSPWDHNQNTVLLATSLSLQRNIEKFKFPGKMTPDRRQQVVSITSKGLTDSGALDQAVLLKGDEISPLDKEYLMEHFLSLQSFQHAHVGEGFVVDNTGTFIASFNLNNHIHFTQLDTENDLEKAWNTLVKIESTLGEDLGYAFSPKFGFLTADPHQCGTGFNVSAFLQLPALAQTNELEPLIRKLQDDQLIVTGIQGSPTEIIGDVIVIQNNYTLGITEDNILSTIRSAITKVQVQENAIRLKLKEQDKPEIKDHVARAYAVLVHSYQIETIEALNNISLLKLGVDLGWISGITTAELNHLFFSCRRAHLLGKISSSILPEELSHKRAEHIHKALTKITLGI from the coding sequence ATGTCCAATAACGAATTAGCCCCCTCTGTAGCCAAGCTGGTTTCTCCGTGGGACCACAATCAAAACACCGTACTTCTTGCTACGTCGCTCTCGTTGCAGCGCAATATAGAAAAATTTAAATTCCCCGGAAAAATGACGCCTGATAGACGTCAGCAAGTTGTATCTATAACTTCCAAAGGTCTGACAGACTCAGGAGCCCTAGACCAAGCTGTGCTGCTCAAAGGAGATGAGATCTCCCCCCTGGATAAAGAATACCTGATGGAGCATTTCCTTAGTTTGCAGTCCTTTCAGCATGCTCATGTCGGCGAAGGATTTGTCGTCGACAATACAGGAACATTTATCGCCTCGTTCAACCTCAATAACCACATCCATTTTACTCAGCTCGATACAGAAAATGACCTTGAAAAGGCATGGAATACCCTCGTCAAAATCGAATCCACTCTAGGTGAAGACCTTGGTTATGCCTTTTCGCCGAAATTCGGCTTCCTCACCGCAGACCCTCATCAATGCGGAACAGGCTTCAATGTATCAGCCTTCCTTCAACTCCCTGCCTTAGCGCAGACCAACGAGCTAGAACCTCTCATCAGAAAGCTGCAAGACGACCAGCTCATCGTAACGGGCATTCAAGGCAGCCCCACAGAAATCATCGGAGATGTCATCGTCATCCAAAACAATTATACCTTAGGCATCACTGAAGACAATATCCTTAGCACAATCCGCAGCGCCATCACCAAAGTACAGGTCCAAGAAAACGCCATACGCTTAAAGCTAAAAGAACAGGATAAACCGGAAATTAAAGACCACGTCGCCCGTGCTTACGCCGTTCTAGTCCACTCCTACCAGATTGAAACCATTGAGGCTTTAAACAATATCAGCTTACTTAAACTAGGGGTCGATTTAGGATGGATCAGTGGAATTACCACAGCAGAATTGAACCACCTCTTTTTCTCGTGCCGCCGTGCTCACCTCCTAGGCAAAATCAGCAGTTCCATCCTACCGGAGGAACTCTCGCATAAACGTGCAGAGCACATTCATAAAGCCCTTACTAAAATCACGCTAGGGATCTAA